From the Teredinibacter turnerae T7901 genome, one window contains:
- a CDS encoding MAPEG family protein: MLYPMFALVMCTFVFIFVQLYLRVHAVKSRAVRMRYFKLYQTNADMQPVPAYLVAGQNHFANLFETPLLFYVAGVLAIVMKVEPTAMVVCGWSYVVTRVVHAFIHCTYNHVLHRAITYWVSLMLLLAMWILLVVNAN; the protein is encoded by the coding sequence ATGCTTTACCCGATGTTCGCTCTGGTGATGTGTACCTTCGTATTTATTTTTGTGCAGCTCTATTTGCGGGTCCACGCGGTAAAGTCGCGGGCAGTAAGGATGCGGTATTTCAAGTTGTACCAGACCAACGCCGATATGCAGCCGGTCCCAGCTTACCTGGTCGCCGGGCAAAATCACTTTGCTAACTTGTTTGAAACGCCACTGTTATTTTATGTTGCAGGTGTGCTGGCGATAGTGATGAAGGTAGAGCCGACAGCGATGGTGGTGTGTGGCTGGTCCTATGTGGTCACGCGAGTGGTACATGCATTTATCCACTGCACATACAATCATGTTCTGCATCGCGCAATCACCTATTGGGTCAGCTTGATGTTGCTGTTAGCTATGTGGATTCTGCTCGTGGTAAACGCTAACTGA
- the smrA gene encoding DNA endonuclease SmrA, with translation MQDDDFSKLLGDDEVLPIKTERRVNLVVPKDVGVDKEARRLAAQELAAAKDDPLSVPQDLLDPYDVLSYQKPGVQNGVFRNLRLGKYDIDARLDLHQLKIEEARKSVYQFIKDCVESDVRCALITHGKGAGRETPALLKSCVNHWLPQFEEVLAFHTAQRHHGSYGATYVLLRKSDKKKQETKDRHQRKRS, from the coding sequence TTTCAGTAAATTACTGGGTGACGATGAGGTTCTCCCGATCAAAACCGAACGCCGGGTTAATTTGGTAGTACCGAAGGATGTCGGTGTCGATAAAGAGGCTCGTCGCCTGGCTGCGCAGGAATTGGCCGCGGCCAAAGACGACCCACTGTCGGTGCCGCAGGATCTACTCGACCCCTACGATGTGCTCAGTTATCAGAAGCCCGGTGTGCAAAACGGCGTGTTTCGCAACTTGCGGTTAGGTAAATACGATATTGATGCGCGTCTCGATCTGCATCAGTTGAAAATCGAAGAAGCGCGCAAATCGGTCTATCAGTTTATTAAAGATTGTGTTGAAAGCGATGTGCGATGCGCACTGATCACTCACGGCAAAGGCGCAGGACGCGAAACGCCTGCGTTGCTAAAAAGCTGTGTCAATCATTGGTTGCCGCAGTTTGAGGAGGTGCTCGCCTTTCACACCGCGCAACGGCATCACGGCAGTTATGGTGCAACCTACGTGCTGTTGCGTAAAAGCGATAAGAAAAAACAAGAAACCAAGGATCGCCATCAGCGCAAGCGCTCTTAG